One genomic segment of Sminthopsis crassicaudata isolate SCR6 chromosome 4, ASM4859323v1, whole genome shotgun sequence includes these proteins:
- the LOC141565891 gene encoding splicing factor 3B subunit 5, which yields MTDRYTIHSQLEHLQSKYIGTGHADTTKWEWLVNQHRDSYCSYMGHFDLLNYFAIAENESKARVRFNLMEKMLQPCGPPADKPEEN from the coding sequence ATGACGGACCGGTACACCATCCACAGCCAGCTGGAGCATCTGCAGTCCAAGTACATCGGCACGGGCCATGCCGACACCACCAAGTGGGAATGGCTGGTGAACCAGCACCGCGACTCGTACTGCTCCTACATGGGCCACTTCGACCTCCTCAACTACTTCGCCATCGCCGAGAACGAGAGCAAAGCGCGCGTGCGCTTCAACCTGATGGAGAAGATGCTGCAGCCGTGCGGGCCCCCGGCGGACAAGCCCGAGGAGAACTGA
- the LOC141565890 gene encoding splicing factor 3B subunit 5 has translation MTDRYTIHSQLEHLQSKYIGTGHADTTKWEWLVNQHRDSYCSYMGHFDLLNYFAIAENESKARVRFNLMEKMLQPCGPPADKPEEN, from the coding sequence ATGACGGACCGGTACACCATCCACAGCCAGCTGGAGCATCTGCAGTCCAAGTACATCGGCACGGGCCACGCCGACACCACCAAGTGGGAATGGCTGGTGAACCAGCACCGCGACTCGTACTGCTCCTACATGGGCCACTTCGACCTCCTCAACTACTTCGCCATCGCCGAGAACGAGAGCAAAGCGCGCGTGCGCTTCAACCTGATGGAGAAGATGCTGCAGCCGTGCGGGCCTCCGGCGGACAAGCCCGAGGAGAACTGA